The Candidatus Nomurabacteria bacterium DNA window TGACTAACTCGAGCTTCGCCCAGTTACGATAGTGCTTCACGTTATTTGGCTCAATGGCAATAAGCGCTTCAAGCATGTCTTGCTCAGCTAAGGGGCTAGTACCGGCTAAGAGTCGGATAGCTGGAATATAACGAAGTGCCTGCTCATATACCACTGGGTTTTTAGGATCCAGGGAAATAGCCTGCTCAATCGGATCAACTGCTGACAAAGCCAGCTGTTTCTGCAATGTTTGATCCTCGCTTAGCTGAGCACTTACAAGGGCATGCTCGGCAGAATCAAGGCGATACGTTGCTCGCCAAGGATCCAATGAAATGGCGTGATCAATCGTAGCCTGCACGCTTTGCAATGGTTCGGTGTTGAGGATGGCTGTTCGCGCTTGCGTAATGTAGACGCTTCCAAACCATACGCGCAGCTGACCATACCAAAGTCCAACAAAGAGAAGTAGGGAAAATGCCACAACGCCCCGAAGAAACTTATTCGATGGCTGGGCAGTTTTTTCTTTACCATACATTCCCAGGATGCCGATACTCAACCAAAGGGAAAGCGAAACAAGCATGGAGCCTGGGGTGAAGAAGATAATCAAAAGGTTCAAGAGGAAAAACCAAATTGCCAAGCTTTGAAAATCGCCCTGTTTCTTTTTTTGATCAAGTATGGTCCCACTGCTCTGCCAAACTAAACGAGCTAAAAGCCACAGGAAAAGCAATCCTCCGAGAATCCCTGTGCCAGCAAAAACCTGCAGCCAATAGTTATCCGGTCGACTGAAACGAACATCAGCGTAGGAGCTGGTATTCAAATCAATTGGCCGATAAGAAACTAAATCATAATAAAAAGTGGAAGGCCCACTACCGAGAATCGGCTGACTGCTCAGCGTCGACAGACTGACTCGAGCTGAACTGCTTGCGGGCATGGTAATATCGACACCATAACTTTTGCCAGAATACTTACTGACTGACAAACTGAGCAAAAGAATCCCCACCAACATGGCAGCGATAATCCACGCATCGGCAAAAGGACGCTGCTTCAATACCACCCGTGTCAGAAGTAAAAGCACCACACCCGCTACGATGCAGAGGGCTGCTAGGTAGACATCCACAAAAAGCAAAACGAGCAAGTGAATAGACATCACCAGGCTGAGCAGTACGCGTGAAATCGCGTGTGAGGTA harbors:
- a CDS encoding tetratricopeptide repeat protein, whose amino-acid sequence is MRTSSRLSPRKSHTSSYLLTIRTALGAVIFFLPLIYYSGFSDFWELPKMILLALGVSVAMIAWLLWSLRAQQWQGRFDWLSLSLGLFALALLLSTIFSVQPYVSLFGMSGTQSDTALASFYFILFAFLLRQTTDESCGRFYLSLFLTSGALASLLSFIHLAGVPLFPGTGIPEAFHPLAGSPGVLALLSVLQFFLAWQLWRNTSHAISRVLLSLVMSIHLLVLLFVDVYLAALCIVAGVVLLLLTRVVLKQRPFADAWIIAAMLVGILLLSLSVSKYSGKSYGVDITMPASSSARVSLSTLSSQPILGSGPSTFYYDLVSYRPIDLNTSSYADVRFSRPDNYWLQVFAGTGILGGLLFLWLLARLVWQSSGTILDQKKKQGDFQSLAIWFFLLNLLIIFFTPGSMLVSLSLWLSIGILGMYGKEKTAQPSNKFLRGVVAFSLLLFVGLWYGQLRVWFGSVYITQARTAILNTEPLQSVQATIDHAISLDPWRATYRLDSAEHALVSAQLSEDQTLQKQLALSAVDPIEQAISLDPKNPVVYEQALRYIPAIRLLAGTSPLAEQDMLEALIAIEPNNVKHYRNWAKLELVSSQQLAKDESTAGQADALLQSAYTHLTKALDLAPGDLDTRYHLALTHELLGNEALARDMLRTLAMDYPNDPDVLFELARHEGLNGDYNKAIQLLTTVVNITPRNVQVRLALAQAYQAIDETESALSQVNTALQLDPENVDAQSLLSELQGSGNDEE